From a single Rhodococcus qingshengii JCM 15477 genomic region:
- a CDS encoding mycofactocin-coupled SDR family oxidoreductase: MAASRFTGKVAFITGAARGQGRAEAVRLAEEGADIIAVDACVQFESTSYAGATDDDLAETVEMVKALDRRIVATKTDVRDFSALSAALAAGIDELGRLDVVVANAGICSANMSWEITPEQWQETLDVNLTGVFHTAKAAIPHLIKQGTGGSIIFTSSVAGLRGLPFLGHYVASKHGITGLAKTMASELGQYNIRVNTIHPHGVETGMQMTDMRPLIDANAHTLGPIFMQTLPDPVSQPEDIAAAVAFLGSDEAHHITGIAMPLDLGTLIR, from the coding sequence ATGGCCGCCAGTCGATTCACCGGAAAAGTTGCCTTCATCACCGGAGCCGCCCGTGGTCAGGGGCGCGCCGAAGCTGTCCGGCTGGCAGAAGAGGGCGCAGACATCATCGCCGTCGACGCGTGTGTTCAATTCGAATCCACCTCGTATGCCGGCGCCACCGACGACGACCTGGCCGAGACAGTCGAAATGGTCAAGGCCCTGGACCGTCGAATTGTCGCTACCAAGACCGACGTTCGCGACTTCTCTGCGCTGTCCGCGGCGCTCGCGGCCGGCATCGACGAATTGGGGCGACTTGACGTCGTCGTCGCGAACGCCGGAATCTGTTCTGCCAACATGTCCTGGGAAATCACGCCCGAGCAGTGGCAGGAAACGCTCGACGTCAACCTGACCGGCGTCTTCCACACCGCCAAGGCAGCGATCCCGCACCTGATCAAGCAAGGCACCGGTGGCTCGATCATCTTCACCAGCTCCGTCGCCGGCCTGCGCGGCCTCCCCTTCCTCGGCCATTACGTCGCGAGCAAACACGGCATCACCGGTCTGGCCAAGACGATGGCCTCGGAGTTGGGGCAGTACAACATTCGGGTCAACACCATCCACCCACACGGCGTGGAAACCGGAATGCAGATGACGGACATGCGGCCGCTCATCGACGCCAACGCCCACACACTCGGTCCGATCTTCATGCAGACCTTGCCCGACCCGGTCAGCCAGCCGGAGGACATCGCCGCCGCCGTCGCGTTCCTCGGTTCCGACGAGGCCCATCACATCACCGGCATCGCGATGCCGCTCGATCTGGGCACCCTGATCCGCTGA
- a CDS encoding NADP-dependent oxidoreductase — MTKTVVAQTYGTPEVLKLVDVDLPSPKSGEVLVDVKAIGVNPFDFKLYSGAFGTDPEKLPIRLGGEAAGVVSAVGDGVTNVNVGDEVIVSPGNGLYSEQVVVPVSSVTAKPAGISWEQAAGLLLVGGTAVDALDTIRVGSGDTVLIHGASGGVGAIAVQLAVGRGATVIGTAGASNQDYVRSLGATPVLYGHGLEARVRELAPNGVDAAFDIAGTDEAVDASLALVTDKSRIVTIVAFGRAQTDGFASVGGGNPASAEARLKARSELVEQAGSGHLTVKIAKTFPLTDVALAHTELQSSHPAGKFILIP; from the coding sequence ATGACCAAAACTGTTGTAGCGCAGACGTACGGCACGCCCGAGGTCCTGAAGCTGGTGGACGTCGATTTACCGTCACCGAAATCAGGTGAAGTCCTGGTCGACGTGAAGGCGATCGGCGTCAATCCCTTCGACTTCAAGCTCTACAGCGGCGCTTTCGGCACCGACCCCGAGAAACTTCCCATCCGCCTCGGCGGCGAGGCAGCGGGCGTCGTCTCGGCTGTCGGCGACGGCGTCACAAATGTGAACGTCGGCGACGAAGTGATCGTCAGCCCCGGCAACGGCCTCTACTCCGAACAAGTAGTCGTGCCGGTCTCCTCTGTCACCGCGAAGCCCGCAGGCATCAGCTGGGAACAGGCAGCCGGCCTCCTTCTGGTCGGCGGAACTGCAGTCGACGCCCTCGACACCATTCGGGTCGGTTCCGGCGACACCGTTCTCATCCACGGCGCGTCCGGCGGCGTCGGCGCGATCGCTGTTCAGTTGGCAGTTGGTCGCGGAGCTACGGTGATCGGCACTGCGGGAGCCTCGAATCAGGATTACGTGCGCTCGCTCGGCGCCACGCCTGTGCTCTACGGCCACGGCCTCGAAGCGCGTGTCCGTGAACTCGCGCCGAACGGCGTCGATGCGGCGTTCGACATCGCCGGAACGGACGAAGCCGTCGATGCATCTCTGGCTTTGGTCACCGACAAGAGTCGCATCGTCACCATCGTCGCGTTCGGACGCGCCCAGACCGACGGCTTCGCGTCTGTCGGCGGAGGCAATCCGGCAAGTGCCGAAGCACGTTTGAAGGCTCGATCCGAGCTGGTCGAACAAGCCGGTTCCGGACATCTCACCGTGAAGATCGCCAAGACTTTCCCACTAACGGACGTCGCGCTCGCTCACACCGAGTTGCAGAGCTCCCATCCCGCCGGGAAGTTCATCCTCATTCCCTGA
- a CDS encoding PaaI family thioesterase: protein MGNSEMLEQLRAVNASAAFNRWAGFEVTEAEPGRVCLRLEWREDLGQYSGHLHAALVAGLVDTACGFAAFTQVGVVAASNCAVNFVSPGVGTAFVATARSVKAGRKQVFVTAELHAEREGESVLVAFGTTLLVPLAPQTQGTASNVRE from the coding sequence ATGGGAAATTCTGAAATGCTCGAACAGTTGCGGGCGGTCAACGCCTCGGCGGCCTTCAACCGGTGGGCCGGATTCGAAGTCACGGAGGCCGAACCGGGTCGCGTTTGTCTGCGGCTCGAATGGCGTGAGGATCTGGGCCAGTACTCGGGACACCTGCACGCTGCGCTCGTGGCGGGACTCGTCGACACCGCGTGCGGATTTGCTGCTTTCACCCAGGTAGGTGTCGTGGCGGCGTCCAACTGCGCGGTCAATTTCGTGAGTCCGGGCGTCGGAACCGCATTTGTCGCTACGGCGCGCTCGGTCAAGGCCGGGCGCAAGCAGGTGTTCGTCACTGCCGAGTTACATGCCGAACGCGAAGGCGAATCCGTGCTCGTCGCGTTCGGCACCACCCTGTTGGTTCCACTCGCCCCTCAGACACAGGGAACCGCAAGCAACGTCAGGGAATGA
- a CDS encoding TetR/AcrR family transcriptional regulator gives MATPPKHREALVRAAADLFRRQGYAATGLNEILKSSGAPKGSLYHYFPGGKEQIGEEVVRVGGQLVTDTLTELADSQSDAGSLLREYARLLAGWVSDSDFHEGSPITTVLLELAPDSESVTAAGQAVYRQWTSLLRDTLIASGVGRARAERLAILAVSALEGSLVRARVERSGQPILDSLGEVADVFDGAIAAAHSR, from the coding sequence GTGGCGACTCCCCCGAAACACCGCGAAGCACTCGTACGAGCTGCGGCCGATCTGTTTCGCCGCCAGGGGTATGCGGCAACGGGCCTCAACGAGATCCTCAAGTCGAGCGGGGCGCCGAAAGGTTCGCTGTACCACTACTTTCCCGGCGGCAAAGAGCAGATCGGCGAAGAGGTCGTCCGCGTCGGCGGGCAGTTGGTCACCGACACCCTGACCGAACTCGCCGACAGCCAATCGGACGCCGGGTCGCTGCTGCGCGAGTACGCGCGGTTGCTCGCCGGATGGGTGAGCGATTCGGATTTCCACGAAGGCTCGCCGATCACGACGGTGTTGTTGGAACTTGCCCCCGATTCGGAGAGCGTGACAGCCGCCGGACAGGCGGTGTATCGACAGTGGACTTCGCTACTGCGCGACACACTGATCGCGTCCGGGGTCGGACGTGCGCGAGCGGAACGGCTTGCCATCCTGGCAGTGTCCGCGCTCGAGGGCTCGCTGGTGCGGGCTCGCGTCGAACGATCCGGTCAGCCGATTCTCGATTCCCTCGGCGAGGTCGCCGACGTGTTCGACGGAGCAATCGCCGCGGCGCACTCTCGCTGA
- a CDS encoding EamA family transporter yields MDTKARAGVGLAVLAMLCVQLGLAVSVGLIDQLGADGAAWLRLAWAGIILLIIVRPRPSAFTRKAFLACVVLGVVTAGMTLLFMAAVERLPLGTASALEFLGPLTVALLRGRGRVLWPVLAGVGVVLLTEPWAGTVDLVGVAYALGAALCWAMYILLTQRVGDEVAGINGLAVSMAVAGLAATIAVGHSAIGRLTPHLILVGLGLAILLPVVPFVLEMVSLRRLSTAAFGTLMSLEPAFAQLIGLVVLQQVPSVLAVAGIACVVVAGIGAARGGARGGARDGARKPTEPPSDSERTYLSAPS; encoded by the coding sequence ATGGATACGAAAGCGCGGGCCGGAGTGGGCCTGGCTGTTTTGGCGATGTTGTGCGTGCAGCTCGGGCTCGCCGTGTCGGTGGGCCTGATCGATCAGCTCGGCGCAGACGGAGCGGCGTGGCTACGACTCGCCTGGGCAGGCATCATTCTTCTGATCATCGTCAGGCCCCGCCCTTCGGCGTTCACTCGCAAGGCGTTTCTGGCTTGCGTGGTTCTGGGTGTGGTCACCGCAGGCATGACGCTCCTGTTCATGGCAGCGGTGGAGCGCCTTCCGCTGGGAACAGCAAGCGCATTGGAATTCTTGGGTCCGCTGACGGTTGCATTGCTCCGGGGGCGTGGCCGCGTTCTGTGGCCGGTTCTGGCAGGCGTGGGCGTCGTGCTTCTCACCGAACCATGGGCAGGGACAGTCGATCTGGTCGGTGTGGCGTACGCACTCGGTGCGGCGCTCTGCTGGGCGATGTACATACTGCTCACCCAGCGCGTCGGCGACGAGGTTGCCGGGATCAACGGGCTGGCGGTGTCGATGGCGGTAGCCGGGTTGGCCGCGACAATTGCCGTAGGCCACTCGGCTATCGGGCGGCTGACTCCGCATCTGATTCTCGTGGGCCTCGGACTCGCGATCTTGCTGCCCGTCGTGCCGTTCGTTCTGGAGATGGTCTCGTTGCGAAGGCTGTCCACGGCGGCGTTCGGCACGCTGATGAGTCTCGAGCCTGCTTTCGCGCAGCTTATCGGTCTGGTTGTGCTGCAACAGGTTCCGAGTGTTCTGGCCGTGGCAGGTATCGCGTGCGTCGTCGTCGCAGGGATCGGCGCGGCCCGCGGTGGTGCTCGAGGTGGTGCTCGGGATGGCGCCCGGAAGCCGACTGAGCCACCCTCCGATTCCGAGCGAACGTACCTTTCGGCGCCTTCATGA
- a CDS encoding LysR family transcriptional regulator, with protein sequence METRRLHLLLELSRLGSMRAVAEAHNLTTSTVSQQLAALTAETGTALIEPDGRRVRLTPAGQRLADHAVTILAAVDAARLDLDPDAEPVGTLRVGGFATAIRTAMLPVARSLQRSHPQVDVMIYEYEPVEAFALLERDDLDLALTYDYNLAPASPSPLLEAIPLWSTPWGLCVPDDAKAPDKSTESGIDLRAFADTSWIVNSRNTADERAVRTLASLAGFTPRITHQIDSLDLVELLILSGYGVGLMPLERKTREGVRVEPLVDPPVILTAYAVTRRGRSSWPPLRLVLDRLTAYR encoded by the coding sequence ATGGAAACCCGTCGACTCCATCTCCTCCTCGAACTCTCCCGCTTGGGTTCGATGCGTGCGGTCGCCGAAGCGCACAACCTCACGACGTCGACAGTGTCCCAACAACTCGCGGCCTTGACCGCGGAGACCGGTACCGCACTGATCGAGCCCGACGGTCGCCGGGTGCGGCTGACGCCGGCCGGTCAACGACTGGCCGATCATGCCGTCACCATCCTGGCAGCCGTCGATGCAGCTCGCCTGGACCTCGATCCGGACGCGGAACCGGTGGGGACCCTGCGAGTCGGCGGATTCGCAACTGCGATCAGAACCGCGATGCTCCCCGTCGCTCGAAGCCTGCAACGCAGTCACCCGCAGGTGGACGTGATGATCTACGAATACGAACCCGTCGAGGCTTTTGCACTCCTCGAACGCGACGATCTAGACCTCGCGCTGACGTACGACTACAACCTTGCCCCCGCGTCGCCGAGCCCACTACTCGAAGCAATTCCGCTCTGGTCGACGCCATGGGGACTGTGTGTTCCCGACGACGCCAAAGCTCCCGACAAGTCCACAGAATCCGGAATCGATCTCCGCGCCTTCGCCGACACGTCATGGATAGTGAACTCACGCAACACGGCAGACGAGCGCGCTGTGCGAACCCTCGCGTCGCTGGCCGGGTTCACCCCTCGGATCACTCACCAGATCGACAGTCTCGACTTGGTCGAACTCTTGATCCTCAGTGGTTACGGCGTGGGGCTGATGCCGCTCGAACGCAAGACTCGCGAAGGCGTGCGCGTCGAACCACTCGTCGATCCGCCCGTCATCCTCACTGCCTATGCGGTGACGCGTCGCGGCCGATCGTCGTGGCCGCCGCTTCGGCTCGTGTTGGACCGACTCACGGCCTACCGATAA
- a CDS encoding PLD nuclease N-terminal domain-containing protein, translated as MPYALFGLITMLLWIFCIVDAITRDDAYIQYLPKVVWILIIIFLPTLGSVLWLVVGRGQNAPRGYVGPTGYGEYERPGRAVAQDPAADEAFLRQCRERAEEQRRIAKQQRRDGDADRM; from the coding sequence GTGCCCTATGCCTTGTTCGGCCTCATCACGATGTTGCTGTGGATTTTCTGCATCGTCGACGCCATCACGAGAGATGACGCCTACATCCAGTACCTACCCAAGGTCGTCTGGATTCTGATCATCATCTTCCTTCCTACTTTGGGATCGGTTCTGTGGCTGGTGGTCGGGCGCGGACAGAACGCGCCCCGCGGATACGTCGGCCCAACCGGGTACGGCGAATACGAGCGCCCGGGACGTGCCGTTGCGCAGGATCCGGCGGCGGACGAAGCCTTCTTGCGTCAGTGCCGCGAGCGGGCGGAAGAGCAGCGTCGAATTGCCAAGCAGCAGCGCCGCGACGGCGACGCTGATCGGATGTGA
- a CDS encoding TetR/AcrR family transcriptional regulator: MEGRRQYHSRVREASAQRTRELIRDAATALFVRDGYVSATVKQIAASAGVADRTVFTAFPGGKLEIFEAALAAALDAEEVPLGAPNLASDPDDVRRIVSQIVAQGIGLLERAGALMMVAVESSGADADMRRLSEESSDQSAVNAMSIAEGLSEHGLLRPEISLEKAAGILAAFVSPQLHQQLRRVSGWDVDAYRGWLEFNIRQNLMY, encoded by the coding sequence ATGGAGGGCAGACGCCAGTACCACTCCCGCGTGCGTGAAGCTTCCGCGCAGCGAACGCGTGAACTCATTCGTGATGCGGCGACGGCCTTGTTTGTTCGAGACGGGTATGTCAGTGCCACCGTCAAGCAGATTGCCGCCTCGGCCGGCGTCGCCGATCGGACGGTGTTCACAGCCTTCCCTGGCGGGAAACTCGAGATCTTCGAAGCGGCCCTCGCTGCGGCGCTCGATGCCGAAGAGGTTCCACTCGGCGCGCCGAACCTGGCCTCGGACCCCGATGACGTTCGCCGGATCGTCTCCCAGATCGTGGCTCAGGGCATCGGACTGCTCGAACGTGCCGGCGCTCTGATGATGGTCGCGGTCGAATCCTCGGGTGCGGATGCCGACATGCGTCGACTATCCGAGGAGTCGTCGGATCAGTCGGCCGTCAATGCGATGTCGATAGCCGAGGGTCTCTCCGAGCATGGCTTGTTGAGGCCTGAGATTTCGCTCGAGAAAGCTGCGGGCATACTTGCCGCTTTCGTCTCGCCTCAGCTTCATCAGCAATTGCGTCGGGTCAGTGGATGGGACGTCGATGCGTACCGAGGATGGCTCGAGTTCAACATTCGCCAGAATCTAATGTACTAA
- a CDS encoding DUF1918 domain-containing protein, with protein sequence MHAEVGDRLHVQGRVVGQAEVTAEVLEVHGEDGGPPYLVRYDNGHEALVFPGSDGWIDHPGKGS encoded by the coding sequence ATGCATGCCGAAGTGGGTGACCGTCTCCACGTCCAGGGGCGCGTTGTGGGGCAGGCGGAGGTAACTGCCGAGGTTCTCGAGGTGCACGGCGAGGACGGCGGTCCTCCCTATCTGGTCAGGTACGACAACGGCCACGAGGCGTTGGTGTTTCCCGGTAGCGACGGCTGGATAGACCACCCCGGAAAAGGCTCCTGA
- a CDS encoding MFS transporter, whose product MKDRLLALHSSPTTRRSSRLITAILCLSGTVVALQQTMVIPLLPDFPKILGVSADDASWLVTVTLLTSAVATPIVSRLADMFGKRRMMLISMTMIVVGSLVAAIGGNFVALLIGRGLQGFAISMIPVGISIMRDELPKEKVASATALMSATLGIGSALGLPLSGLIFEHLGWPAIFWLSAIVGVLLIIAVAVVVPESSVRTRGKFDFLGAVMLSTALTAILLAISKGARWGWTSELTLLMFVIGIVTLALWFPYELRVTQPMVDLRTSAKRPVLLTNVASILVGFSMYANNLSTTQQLQMPKISGYGFELGVMAAGLCMIPAGLAMVFFAPVSANITKRFGAKITLIVGGTVLALAYIARVFLTGSIALIIISAAVVSIGTAIAYSAMPMLIMRSVPITETASANGLNSLLRSVGTSTSSAVVAAMLTSMVIPSRPGEGLPSIDAFKNIFWLAALAAVAAAAAAAFIPRRGAKPEAALRPVTPEGFELPDAAVSETEIVVAGHVVRADSRPIRQAVVTVMDMEGRPIDWSRADNEGNFSLALPRPGRYLVVTSADGWSPRSQVISFDSAQSTHTVELGDRLTISGKVGVGGRTTSGTVVTLTKPTGEFVASTVTDGTGHYGIALPTSGRYILTALTESGHGTLARQRAVIAQSTVVDFDVPVDAEPLTTV is encoded by the coding sequence GTGAAGGACCGTCTCTTGGCATTGCACTCGTCTCCGACCACTCGCCGTTCAAGTCGGCTCATTACCGCAATTCTCTGTCTTTCCGGCACCGTGGTCGCGCTGCAACAAACGATGGTCATTCCGTTGTTGCCCGATTTCCCGAAGATCCTCGGCGTCAGCGCTGACGACGCCTCCTGGCTCGTCACAGTCACGCTCCTCACGAGTGCCGTCGCCACTCCGATCGTCTCCCGCCTGGCAGACATGTTCGGAAAACGACGCATGATGCTGATCTCGATGACGATGATCGTGGTCGGATCACTGGTCGCGGCGATCGGCGGCAACTTTGTCGCCCTGCTGATCGGACGTGGTCTCCAGGGCTTCGCGATCTCGATGATCCCCGTCGGAATCAGCATCATGCGCGACGAACTGCCCAAGGAGAAGGTGGCGTCGGCAACAGCGTTGATGAGTGCCACTCTCGGAATCGGCAGCGCACTCGGGCTCCCGCTGTCCGGGTTGATCTTCGAGCATCTGGGCTGGCCCGCCATCTTCTGGCTCTCGGCGATCGTGGGCGTCCTGCTGATCATCGCGGTAGCCGTCGTCGTCCCGGAATCAAGTGTTCGTACCCGCGGCAAATTCGACTTCCTGGGCGCGGTCATGCTCTCGACAGCACTCACGGCGATCCTCCTCGCCATCTCCAAGGGCGCCCGTTGGGGATGGACGAGCGAACTGACATTGCTGATGTTCGTCATCGGAATCGTGACTCTCGCATTGTGGTTCCCTTACGAACTTCGCGTCACCCAGCCGATGGTCGATCTACGAACGTCGGCCAAGCGGCCTGTTCTGCTGACCAACGTCGCCTCGATCCTCGTCGGCTTCTCGATGTACGCGAACAACCTCTCCACCACCCAACAACTTCAGATGCCGAAGATCTCCGGCTACGGCTTCGAACTGGGCGTGATGGCGGCCGGACTGTGCATGATTCCGGCAGGCCTCGCGATGGTCTTCTTCGCGCCCGTCTCCGCGAACATCACGAAGCGATTCGGAGCCAAGATCACCCTGATCGTCGGCGGCACGGTGCTCGCGCTCGCCTACATCGCGCGAGTGTTCCTGACCGGTTCGATAGCACTGATCATCATCAGCGCGGCGGTGGTCAGCATCGGAACCGCAATCGCCTACTCCGCGATGCCGATGCTGATCATGCGATCGGTTCCGATTACCGAAACCGCGTCGGCAAACGGCCTCAATTCGCTGCTCCGCTCAGTCGGTACTTCCACGTCCAGCGCGGTGGTTGCCGCCATGCTCACTTCGATGGTCATCCCGTCCAGGCCGGGCGAGGGCCTTCCGTCGATCGACGCCTTCAAGAACATCTTCTGGCTGGCCGCCCTCGCCGCCGTGGCTGCTGCCGCTGCCGCTGCGTTCATTCCTCGCCGCGGCGCAAAACCGGAAGCGGCACTTCGCCCGGTGACCCCGGAAGGGTTCGAGCTTCCCGACGCCGCCGTGTCCGAAACGGAAATTGTGGTTGCCGGTCATGTGGTCCGGGCCGACAGCCGACCGATCCGGCAGGCCGTTGTCACCGTGATGGACATGGAGGGGCGACCGATCGACTGGAGTCGCGCCGACAACGAGGGCAACTTCTCCCTCGCCCTACCCCGGCCCGGCCGGTACCTGGTGGTCACGAGCGCCGACGGTTGGTCCCCGAGATCACAGGTAATCAGCTTCGACAGCGCGCAATCGACGCACACCGTCGAACTCGGTGACCGCCTCACCATCTCCGGCAAGGTCGGAGTCGGCGGCCGAACAACCTCGGGAACCGTCGTCACGCTCACGAAACCGACCGGCGAATTCGTCGCATCCACGGTCACCGACGGAACCGGGCACTACGGAATCGCACTTCCCACATCCGGCCGGTACATCCTGACCGCGCTGACCGAGAGCGGACACGGCACATTGGCTCGTCAGAGAGCGGTCATCGCGCAGTCCACCGTCGTCGATTTCGACGTACCCGTCGATGCCGAGCCGTTGACGACAGTATGA
- a CDS encoding TetR/AcrR family transcriptional regulator: protein MSSGEASILTAAKALFAERGYASTTIKDIAVAAGYSPALVMKIYGSKARLYSAAIPSAPPMDEDPNADATGDIGCQLVEKLVARRESDETDPWAMLAVHVHEAPDPAAARAEIKQRYVHGIARRIGDTEPGLVRSQIVVSLLLGLATGMRTLELLGEDSLSSEDLIRRYGRLIQIAVDEIEPVSEHESFISDTVEE from the coding sequence ATGAGCAGCGGCGAAGCCAGCATCCTCACAGCAGCGAAAGCCTTGTTCGCGGAACGAGGTTACGCATCGACGACCATCAAGGACATCGCGGTCGCAGCCGGCTACTCCCCTGCCCTGGTCATGAAGATCTACGGCAGCAAAGCTCGGCTGTACTCGGCTGCGATCCCGTCCGCACCTCCGATGGACGAGGATCCGAATGCCGACGCCACCGGAGACATCGGCTGTCAACTGGTCGAGAAACTTGTCGCTCGTAGAGAATCCGACGAAACCGATCCGTGGGCAATGCTCGCAGTACACGTTCACGAGGCGCCAGATCCGGCCGCCGCTCGGGCCGAGATCAAGCAACGATACGTTCACGGGATCGCGCGCCGCATCGGCGACACGGAGCCCGGTTTGGTACGCAGCCAGATCGTCGTCTCACTGCTGCTCGGACTGGCCACCGGCATGCGGACGCTCGAACTCCTCGGTGAGGATTCACTGTCGTCGGAGGATCTGATCCGGCGCTACGGAAGGCTGATTCAAATAGCCGTCGACGAAATCGAACCGGTATCCGAGCACGAATCGTTCATCAGTGACACGGTGGAGGAATGA
- a CDS encoding arsenate reductase ArsC, with product MSKPSVLFVCVHNAGRSQMAAGFLSHLAGDAIEVRSAGSAPAETVNSAAVEAMAERGIDISAQSPKILTVDAVQDSDVVITMGCGDTCPIFPGKSYRDWVLDDPAGQGLEAVRPIRDEIERRVQALIDELTTAAKSS from the coding sequence ATGAGCAAACCATCGGTGTTGTTCGTCTGCGTCCACAATGCCGGTCGATCTCAGATGGCCGCGGGATTCCTGAGCCATCTCGCGGGCGACGCCATCGAGGTCCGTTCCGCCGGATCCGCACCCGCCGAGACCGTCAATTCGGCAGCGGTCGAGGCGATGGCAGAGCGCGGTATCGACATCTCAGCGCAGTCTCCGAAGATCCTCACTGTCGACGCCGTCCAGGATTCGGATGTCGTCATCACCATGGGCTGCGGCGACACGTGCCCGATCTTCCCCGGCAAGAGTTACCGAGACTGGGTTCTCGACGACCCGGCCGGACAGGGCCTTGAAGCAGTTCGCCCGATCCGTGACGAAATCGAGCGGCGCGTTCAAGCTCTGATCGACGAACTCACCACTGCCGCGAAGTCTTCCTGA
- the arsB gene encoding ACR3 family arsenite efflux transporter, translating to MSNTAATTEHPEVVGKLSTLDRYLAVWIGVAMVVGLLVGRWIPGVNTALDKVQIDGISLPIALGLLIMMYPVLAKVRFDRLDTVTGDKKLLAGSLFLNWVLGPALMFALAWLFLPDLPEYRTGLIIVGLARCIAMVIIWNDLACGDREAAAVLVAINSVFQVIMFAVLGWFYLSVLPGWLGIEQTTIDTSPWQIAKSVLIFLGIPLLAGFLSRFFGERAKGRDWYDNKFIPKISPWALYGLLFTIVVLFSMQGEQITSQPWDVVRIALPLLAYFALMWGGGYILGAAIGLGYERTTTLAFTAAGNNFELAIAVAIATYGATSGQALAGVVGPLIEVPVLVGLVYVSLALRKRFAVKEVSSSRERARS from the coding sequence ATGAGCAACACCGCTGCCACCACCGAACACCCCGAAGTCGTCGGAAAACTCTCCACCCTCGACCGCTATCTGGCGGTCTGGATCGGCGTGGCCATGGTCGTCGGCCTGCTGGTTGGACGCTGGATCCCCGGTGTGAACACTGCCCTGGACAAGGTGCAGATCGACGGCATCTCGCTACCGATCGCCCTCGGTCTGCTGATCATGATGTACCCGGTCCTGGCGAAGGTCCGCTTCGACCGCCTCGACACAGTCACCGGGGACAAGAAACTCCTCGCCGGCTCCCTGTTCCTGAACTGGGTTCTCGGCCCGGCGCTGATGTTCGCCCTCGCCTGGCTGTTTCTGCCTGACCTGCCGGAATACCGAACCGGTTTGATCATCGTCGGTCTCGCTCGGTGCATCGCGATGGTGATCATCTGGAACGACCTGGCCTGCGGAGACCGCGAAGCCGCCGCGGTGCTGGTCGCCATCAATTCGGTGTTCCAGGTGATCATGTTCGCCGTGCTCGGTTGGTTCTACCTCTCGGTCCTGCCCGGGTGGCTCGGCATCGAACAGACCACCATCGACACCTCGCCCTGGCAGATTGCGAAATCGGTCCTGATCTTCCTCGGTATCCCGCTGCTGGCAGGTTTTCTGTCCCGCTTCTTCGGCGAACGCGCCAAAGGCCGCGACTGGTACGACAACAAGTTCATCCCCAAGATCAGCCCCTGGGCGCTCTACGGTCTGCTGTTCACCATCGTCGTGCTCTTCTCGATGCAGGGCGAACAGATCACCTCCCAGCCTTGGGATGTCGTCCGGATCGCGCTGCCCTTGCTCGCGTACTTCGCGCTCATGTGGGGCGGAGGCTACATCCTCGGCGCCGCAATCGGATTGGGCTATGAACGCACCACGACCCTGGCGTTCACCGCCGCGGGCAACAACTTCGAACTCGCGATCGCGGTAGCCATCGCCACCTACGGCGCCACCTCGGGGCAAGCTCTTGCCGGTGTCGTCGGCCCGCTGATCGAGGTACCGGTGCTCGTCGGGCTGGTCTATGTCTCCCTTGCTCTACGCAAACGCTTTGCAGTCAAAGAGGTTTCATCCAGTCGAGAAAGAGCGAGGTCATGA
- a CDS encoding ArsR/SmtB family transcription factor, which translates to MSNQELPDSEACCTPLVREPLTEDWAGDLSRMFKALGDPVRLRLLSLVASHEGGEACVCDISDSFDLSQPTISHHLKVLRQAGLLDCERRGTWVYYWVIPAALQQLSAVLLVEGASVSAADACAEVTA; encoded by the coding sequence ATGTCGAATCAAGAGCTGCCGGACTCCGAGGCTTGCTGCACCCCGCTCGTTCGTGAACCGTTGACCGAGGATTGGGCCGGCGACTTGTCTCGGATGTTCAAGGCCCTCGGCGATCCGGTTCGTCTCCGCTTGCTCAGCTTGGTGGCAAGTCACGAGGGTGGTGAAGCCTGCGTCTGCGACATCTCCGACTCGTTCGACTTGTCTCAGCCGACTATCTCGCATCACCTGAAGGTGTTGCGCCAGGCCGGGCTGCTCGATTGTGAACGACGCGGGACCTGGGTGTACTACTGGGTTATTCCGGCTGCGCTGCAACAGCTTTCCGCCGTTCTGCTGGTTGAAGGTGCGAGCGTGAGTGCCGCGGACGCTTGCGCTGAGGTCACCGCATGA